GAATAGAGCGTCTCCTCATCGGCTTCGTGCCGGACCATGAGCTCGCCGGACTTCGCCGTCGAGGGCCAGTGCACGTGCCGCAGATCATCGCCGGGTACGTATTCACGCGTGTGGAAATCGCGCGTGGTGTGTCCCGTGCGGACCTTGCCGTCATCGAGGCGGGCCGGCCGGATCGAGGAATCCTGAGGGATGCGTGCGGGCAGAATCGGAACTGACACGGCCACGGGGAAGGTCCCGTGGACCTTCTTCTTCATCTTCACCAGGCCGAAGGGTCCGAACACCGTGATGAGGACCGAATCGAGCCCGGAGACACCACGGCGGTTCGGGGTGAACGACGTCAGCACCGTCTGCGACGCCCCACGGGCCAGAGCCGGAACGTCGCCGGAGGTGGAGTCGCCGAATCCCTCGGCCGGAACGAAGTCGATGGTCGCGGCAGGAATCGCGAGCTGGCCGATGTTGGTCACGCTCGCCTGCACTTCGACCTCCTTGCCCTCGGCGGCCAGCGGGTAGCGGCCACCCGAAGGGGACAGCGTCACCTCGTGGAGGTTCGTGCTCATCGCGATCGACACCCGACGGGTGCCCCACAGGATGAGCAGCGCCGAGAGCAGAACCAGGCCGAGCAGCAGCAGACCGGCCGGCAGAAGGCCGGGCAGCGCGAAGCGGTAGGCCGTGATGATCAGGGCCGCCCCGGCAAGGACGAAGATGATGCCCGAAGTGCTCAGTCGCATGCTGTCACTGGTTCGTCGAGACAGGCACGCGGGACAGCACCCGACCGATGAGGTCGGCAGCGAGGTCCGCGTCGTCGCCGTCGCGGGGGATGATGCGGTGGGCGAGGATGTACGGGGCCAGTGCCTGCACATCGTCGGGAGTGACGAAGGTGCGCCCGGACAGAGCCGCGCGAGCCTTCGCCGCTCGCAGCAGGTGGACACCGCCGCGCGGGGAACTGCCGAGCAGGATCGCCTGATCGTTGCGGGTGGCATGGAGGATCGCCACGATGTATTCGCGCAGCTGCCGGCTCGCGGAGACATGGCGGACGATAGTGCGCGCCTGAGTGATCTGCTCGAGGTTCGTCACCGCGGCGGCGGACTCGAGGGGATCGTTCTGAATCTGGTTGTCCAGCAGGTCGACCTCATCGGACGTCGCCGGATACCCCAGGGAGATGCGGGTGAGGAAGCGGTCACGCTGCGCCTCGGGCAGAGCGTAGGTGCCCTCCATGTCGATCGGGTTCTGAGTGGCGACGACGATGAATGGCGTGGGCATCGGATAGGTCTGCCCGTCGATCGTCGCCTGGCCCTCGGCCATGCACTCGAGCATCGCCGACTGCGTCTTCGGGGACGCACGATTGATCTCATCGGCGATGACGATGTTCGCGAACACCGGTCCCTGCCGGAACTCGAAGTGACGAGTCTCCTGGTTGAACAGATTCACGCCCACGACATCGGTGGGCAGCAGGTCCGGAGTGAATTGGATACGGCGCACGGAGCCGTCCACGACCTTGCCCATGGCGCGGGCCAACAGGGTCTTGCCGACGCCGGGGACGTCTTCGAGGAGAACGTGTCCGCCGGCGAGCAGCGCGATGAGTGAGAGCCCGACGGCCTCATCCTTGCCCTCGAGAACCGAGTTCATCGCTGTGCGTGCCCGAGAGGTCAGATTCTGAACCCACTCGATGTGCTCGGCACCGATCACGGAATTGGTCTGTGTACCTTCTTGGCTGGTCGACATACCCTCCATTGTCCCTTAAAGCCGGCACCCCAGCCACACGAGTTTCTTTCAGCTTCGTCACTCCCACTTCTCCCCGCTCGCATTCCCTTCCCGCTCCCATTCCCTCCCCGAGGCGCCCCCACACCACTCCCCACCCTCCTCCCCACTTCGCTCCACGCGGCCCCTCCACTTTCCTCCCCACTCACCTCCACCTCGGCGCGGGGATCGTTTGAGATCCGCGGATTCTCACGGATTGCGGGCGATTTCGTCGCCCTCGCCGAGGCGGCCCACCCCCACCGTGAACGCAACGATTTCGCTGCACCCGACACTCCTGCGACGCGCCTCAGGGAAATTTTCCCCACTTTCCTCCACCTATCTGACCTGGGGAAACGATGGACTTTGAGCATCGGTGGGGAGAAATGCTGGAATCTGTGGAGGGAAGTGGAGTACTGTGGTTGCTATCGGAGCCGATGGGTTTCGAAAGGGGTGAGACGACATGTTCTTGGGCACTCATATGCAGAAGCTCGACGACAAAGGTCGCCTCATCCTGCCCGCAAAGTTCCGCGAGGAGCTGTCGCCCGGACTCGTTCTGACCCGTGGCCAGGAGAACTGCCTCACCCTGTTCCCCACCACGGAGTTCGAAGCCGAGCACGCGCGAATCCAGAACGCGCCGAAGACGAATAAGGAAGCCCGCGATTACCAGCGTGTGTTCCTGTCGGCGGCATCTGCGGAACAACCTGACAAACAGGGACGCATCACGGTCCCGAACATATTGCGGCAGTACGCATCACTGACACGGGAAGTCGCAGTGATCGGCATGGGCAACCGAGTCGAGATCTGGGATGCACCGACCTGGGAGGACTACCTCGTCGGCGCTCAGCAGGCCTTCGCCGAACGCGAAGAGGAGGTGATCCCCGGAGTGATCTGATTCTGCTCGGGTTTGATCCTTGCCCGCCGTGCTCGAGTTTCGGGGAACTTCCCCGTTTCCGAAGCTCGGACGTCCTGACACACTTCCCCGGTGGCAGGGCCACGGCGGTCAAGGTTCTGGCTCCAGCAGCACACCCCCCCCGACCACCCCCGTATGAAGGACCCACGAATGACAGCTCAGCACGTACCGGTGCTCCTGACGCGCGTGGTCGACCTCATCGGCGTCGGAGTCGAGGCCGCCAGGGAAGCTGGACTCGCCCCTGTCGTCGTCGACGGCACCCTGGGAATGGGCGGGCACGCCGAGGCAGTGCTCACGACCTTCGACGATGTCCACCTCGTCGGCATCGACCGTGACCTGCAGGCCATCGAGATCGCCACCGAACGTCTGGCCCCCTTCGCAGACCGCATCGATATCGTCCACGCCGTCGACGACGAGCTGCCAGACGTCCTCGCCGACCTCGGCATCGACGCGATCAGCGCGATCCTGCTCGACCTCGGAGTGTCCTCCCTGCAGCTCGACGAAGACGAACGCGGATTCTCCTACTCCCGGCCCGCGCCCCTGGACATGCGCATGGACCGCACTCAGGAGCTCACCGCTGAGAAGGTTCTGGCGACCTACTCCGAATCCGAGCTGCGCCGCATCCTCCGCGAATACGGCGAGGAGAAACTGGCCGGCAGGATCGCGAAGATCATAGTCACCGACCGAGCCCACACTCCGTGGGTGACCTCGGATCAGCTCGCGGCCATGCTCTCGCGGGTGATTCCGCAGACGAAGAAGAAGTCCCACCCCGCCAAACGCACCTTCCAGGCCCTGCGCATCGAGGTCAACGACGAACTCGGAGTCCTGCGCACCGCACT
Above is a window of Brevibacterium siliguriense DNA encoding:
- a CDS encoding DUF58 domain-containing protein, translating into MRLSTSGIIFVLAGAALIITAYRFALPGLLPAGLLLLGLVLLSALLILWGTRRVSIAMSTNLHEVTLSPSGGRYPLAAEGKEVEVQASVTNIGQLAIPAATIDFVPAEGFGDSTSGDVPALARGASQTVLTSFTPNRRGVSGLDSVLITVFGPFGLVKMKKKVHGTFPVAVSVPILPARIPQDSSIRPARLDDGKVRTGHTTRDFHTREYVPGDDLRHVHWPSTAKSGELMVRHEADEETLYSLILIDLVADEGAEEPSDLEIEFLLAAATAAGTAFLRADYEVNVVAPGHRIRFKGAREIDKLRLLSALVRQGKVELPAHDNPNHIVICSVGDRRGQELASHFSRRVPVTLRTLSEIDDLTMLGLSEDLPESWTTFESKRSRSGTGRTSAEPGPGTAGSGAASAADGSAISTPQGVRR
- a CDS encoding AAA family ATPase; translated protein: MSTSQEGTQTNSVIGAEHIEWVQNLTSRARTAMNSVLEGKDEAVGLSLIALLAGGHVLLEDVPGVGKTLLARAMGKVVDGSVRRIQFTPDLLPTDVVGVNLFNQETRHFEFRQGPVFANIVIADEINRASPKTQSAMLECMAEGQATIDGQTYPMPTPFIVVATQNPIDMEGTYALPEAQRDRFLTRISLGYPATSDEVDLLDNQIQNDPLESAAAVTNLEQITQARTIVRHVSASRQLREYIVAILHATRNDQAILLGSSPRGGVHLLRAAKARAALSGRTFVTPDDVQALAPYILAHRIIPRDGDDADLAADLIGRVLSRVPVSTNQ
- the mraZ gene encoding division/cell wall cluster transcriptional repressor MraZ, with the translated sequence MFLGTHMQKLDDKGRLILPAKFREELSPGLVLTRGQENCLTLFPTTEFEAEHARIQNAPKTNKEARDYQRVFLSAASAEQPDKQGRITVPNILRQYASLTREVAVIGMGNRVEIWDAPTWEDYLVGAQQAFAEREEEVIPGVI
- the rsmH gene encoding 16S rRNA (cytosine(1402)-N(4))-methyltransferase RsmH — its product is MTAQHVPVLLTRVVDLIGVGVEAAREAGLAPVVVDGTLGMGGHAEAVLTTFDDVHLVGIDRDLQAIEIATERLAPFADRIDIVHAVDDELPDVLADLGIDAISAILLDLGVSSLQLDEDERGFSYSRPAPLDMRMDRTQELTAEKVLATYSESELRRILREYGEEKLAGRIAKIIVTDRAHTPWVTSDQLAAMLSRVIPQTKKKSHPAKRTFQALRIEVNDELGVLRTALPAALEALHIGGVAVIESYQSLEDTIVKKTFRTATTSSAPPDLPVVPEEHQPWLKEIIRGAEMADENEAESNPRAASVRLRAVQKIREARS